Proteins from a single region of Catenulispora acidiphila DSM 44928:
- a CDS encoding MbtH family protein: MNPFDDPEGTFLVLVNDEEQHSLWPAHLDVPAGWRGVHGSDTREACLAYVEEHWTDLRPLSAR, encoded by the coding sequence ATGAACCCCTTCGACGATCCCGAGGGCACCTTCCTCGTCCTCGTCAACGACGAGGAGCAGCACTCGCTGTGGCCGGCGCACCTCGACGTCCCGGCCGGCTGGCGCGGCGTCCACGGCTCGGACACGCGTGAGGCGTGCCTGGCGTACGTGGAGGAGCACTGGACCGACCTGCGGCCGCTGAGCGCGCGGTGA
- a CDS encoding thioesterase II family protein, translating into MSPKPAAFSASGGGSRPAAAKSRWLPRAPSPAAAARVFAIPYAGCGAGLYRNWPRGRGAVEFLPVELPGRETRLGEPMPGSFQELGAALVEGIAPYLDVPFALFGHCWSALAAYEAAVQLALAGLPAPSRLFVSSQVAPQDGPVGRMLGMAQEEMAEELATTIRALGGQPHPELLAIYAEVLRADVDVSKRYIVPDPPRLSCPITAIGWSQDTEVPADRMAGWTACGSTVFEVFQGHHHRFLDAPPELIGMLGADVGV; encoded by the coding sequence ATGTCCCCGAAGCCCGCGGCGTTCTCTGCTTCCGGCGGCGGGTCCCGCCCCGCCGCCGCGAAGTCCCGCTGGCTGCCGCGCGCCCCGTCGCCCGCGGCAGCCGCCCGCGTCTTCGCCATCCCCTACGCGGGCTGCGGCGCCGGGCTGTACCGCAACTGGCCGCGCGGACGCGGCGCCGTGGAGTTCCTGCCGGTCGAGCTCCCCGGCCGCGAGACCCGGCTCGGCGAGCCGATGCCGGGCTCGTTCCAGGAGCTCGGCGCGGCGCTGGTCGAGGGGATCGCGCCGTATCTGGACGTACCCTTCGCATTGTTCGGGCACTGTTGGTCGGCGCTGGCGGCGTACGAGGCGGCGGTGCAGCTGGCGCTGGCCGGACTGCCCGCGCCGAGCCGGCTGTTCGTCTCTTCCCAAGTCGCACCCCAGGACGGACCGGTTGGGCGGATGCTGGGGATGGCGCAGGAGGAGATGGCCGAGGAGCTGGCGACGACTATCAGGGCCCTGGGTGGGCAGCCGCATCCGGAGCTGCTGGCGATCTACGCCGAGGTGCTGCGCGCTGATGTGGACGTCAGCAAGCGCTACATCGTGCCCGATCCGCCGCGGCTGTCCTGCCCCATCACCGCGATCGGCTGGAGTCAGGACACTGAGGTCCCGGCGGACCGGATGGCAGGTTGGACGGCTTGCGGCAGCACCGTCTTCGAGGTCTTCCAAGGACACCATCACCGGTTCCTGGACGCGCCTCCGGAACTGATCGGGATGCTGGGCGCGGACGTGGGGGTCTGA
- a CDS encoding thioesterase II family protein, giving the protein MGGETRIGDAQDGDRWFKRFRRGSSSDVRLFCLHHAGGTAALFRDWPRLLPPEIEPVAVQFPGRADRFRETPLRTMRDLVDALLPAILPWLDRPYAFFGLSMGAKSSWALTHALRETDAPLPLALYLASAAAPALVEGRTDWDNLADTELVAYLTSMEGTPPEVLEHPELLQMLLPTLRADLQLIDTFRFEPQKPLDLPIRAFAGLDDVEGPPTRMAEWRTETTGPFTLDTITGGHFFDPPGLARVTRTVAEDLLREADRAGWE; this is encoded by the coding sequence ATGGGCGGCGAGACGAGGATCGGCGACGCACAGGACGGCGACCGGTGGTTCAAACGCTTCCGCCGCGGCAGCTCCTCCGACGTCCGGCTGTTCTGCCTGCACCACGCGGGCGGCACAGCGGCCCTATTCCGCGACTGGCCGCGACTGCTGCCCCCGGAGATCGAACCGGTCGCCGTCCAATTCCCAGGACGCGCCGACCGGTTCCGCGAAACACCGCTGCGAACCATGCGCGATCTGGTGGACGCCCTACTGCCGGCGATCCTGCCCTGGCTGGACCGCCCCTACGCCTTCTTCGGCCTGAGCATGGGCGCCAAGTCCTCATGGGCCCTCACCCACGCCCTCCGCGAAACCGACGCCCCACTCCCACTGGCCCTATACCTGGCGAGCGCAGCCGCCCCAGCACTGGTCGAAGGCCGCACCGACTGGGACAACCTCGCCGACACCGAACTCGTCGCCTACCTCACCAGCATGGAAGGCACCCCACCCGAAGTGCTGGAACACCCCGAACTCCTACAGATGCTGTTGCCAACACTGCGCGCAGACCTCCAACTGATCGACACCTTCCGCTTCGAACCACAAAAACCCCTCGACCTCCCCATCCGAGCCTTCGCAGGCCTCGACGACGTCGAAGGCCCACCCACCCGCATGGCCGAATGGCGCACCGAAACCACCGGTCCCTTCACCCTCGACACCATCACCGGCGGCCACTTCTTCGACCCCCCCGGCCTGGCGCGCGTCACCAGAACGGTCGCCGAGGACCTGCTGCGCGAGGCCGACCGCGCGGGGTGGGAGTAG